One window of Rissa tridactyla isolate bRisTri1 chromosome 12, bRisTri1.patW.cur.20221130, whole genome shotgun sequence genomic DNA carries:
- the EMILIN3 gene encoding EMILIN-3 has translation MRRERTLRRRGALLACLSLGTLLVLADAKGAFYPPAAPLPYGGRYSLYTAGSSPQLGPGKPVGKHKSYCAYVVQRNVTCTLQDGAESYVKAEYHKCSWGPKCPGKVLYRTFFRPKYKIGYKTVTELAWRCCPGFMGEGCHDSPTDQPGLLPQHPSPKMPPGQKMFPIPRLPPHPKSHPDLFPGPKKNQYGRKLPGLFGDRLDRLEEEVRRLSQSYDSLHTMVSGLGDRLRLAIQEDTTKMIGSLMNSPGTPDSMVGFGIIPDGLVDVADKADITTYPPVGEILTKVTEVSDVLKTKADLLHEVRGMVLDHDGQIKHLLESARPSPLTSIDLLEEYVDTRLSNLRGELLDGFEKKLGKIQTTCDFRIQEVRQQCEEEKAANLRLQQTLDGKELEIKKEISQLETQIQGLTVVESCCSNLDYLTDRMNILEKGLHSISESQKNLHSRLDGEISTVTLGNLFEGRFEDLEARLNATERETGSCCSGIEDNVRGMVVAEVDGMRTAFEDKMHTLEDRFMTIVGELNNVSSPVGMDGAVVPVLEGELASMKKRTDETLDVLQNRLITLESTCSLGCTSASKDVETFRTEIEDCQNKNQDLLLRMDSNYDLLRKLNATILEIQRRIEEEASGALQGEITLLKINLNTVSKSLTGLKDSVSQYSDTVTHVNSSLDEHERKIEDEVHSIQEKVNDQGSQLFFSNRRVLNLKGDLERLKARIVSDLSSCKSVAHDLQREIAHFDDRVARVESVCGRLGAVTGSLDGIRDELEKHTGSLWDYMDHMNGTLAAHSQEITGLKDNLLDCQAKVSELAEQVGHLEEQAEGKQH, from the exons GAGCTACTGCGCCTACGTGGTGCAGCGCAACGTGACGTGCACGCTGCAGGATGGGGCTGAGAGCTATGTCAAGGCTGAGTACCACAAGTGCAGCTGGGGACCCAAGTGCCCGGGAAAAGTGCT GTACCGCACATTCTTCAGACCCAAGTACAAGATTGGCTACAAGACAGTGACCGAGCTGGCCTGGAGGTGCTGCCCGGGCTTCATGGGAGAAGGATGCCATGACAGCCCGACCGACCAACCCGGCCTCCTGCCCCAACATCCCAGCCCTAAAATGCCTCCTGGGCAAAAGATGTTTCCGATCCCCAGACTTCCTCCCCATCCAAAAAGCCACCCTGACCTGTTTCCAGGACCAAAGAAGAATCAGTATG GCAGAAAGTTGCCCGGCCTCTTCGGGGACCGCCTGGATCgtctggaggaggaggtgagacGCCTTTCCCAGTCCTACGACAGCCTGCACACCATGGTGAGCGGCCTCGGGGACCGCCTGCGGCTGGCCATCCAGGAGGACACCACCAAGATGATCGGCTCCCTGATGAACAGCCCGGGCACGCCTGACTCGATGGTGGGCTTTGGCATCATTCCTGATGGCCTGGTGGATGTGGCGGACAAAGCTGACATCACCACGTACCCTCCCGTGGGGGAGATCCTGACCAAAGTGACGGAGGTAAGCGACGTGCTGAAAACCAAGGCAGATTTGCTGCATGAGGTTCGTGGCATGGTCCTGGACCACGATGGACAGATCAAGCATCTTCTGGAGTCAGCCCGGCCCTCACCCCTCACCTCCATCGACCTCCTGGAGGAGTATGTGGACACACGGCTGAGCAACCTGCGCGGAGAGCTGCTTGACGGCTTCGAGAAGAAGCTGGGGAAGATCCAGACCACTTGCGATTTCCGGATCCAAGAGGTGCGGCAGCAGTGCGAGGAGGAGAAAGCTGCCAACCTGCGGCTGCAGCAGACACTGGATGGGAAAGAGCTAGAGATCAAGAAAGAGATCTCCCAGCTGGAGACCCAGATCCAAGGGCTGACAGtggtggaaagctgctgcagcaACCTGGACTACCTCACTGATCGCATGAACATCCTTGAGAAAGGTCTTCACAGCATCTCTGAGTCACAGAAGAACCTGCATTCACGGCTGGATGGAGAAATCTCTACTGTCACCCTAGGAAACCTTTTTGAAGGACGCTTTGAGGACCTGGAAGCCAGACTCAATGCTACAGAGAGAGAAacggggagctgctgctctggtATAGAGGACAACGTGAGAGGCATGGTGGTGGCAGAGGTGGATGGCATGAGGACTGCCTTTGAAGACAAAATGCACACCCTGGAGGACAGGTTCATGACCATCGTTGGGGAGCTGAACAATGTCAGTTCTCCTGTGGGCATGGACGGAGCAGTGGTGCCCGTGCTGGAGGGGGAACTCGCCAGCATGAAAAAACGCACAGATGAGACACTGGATGTGTTACAGAATCGCCTCATCACGCTGGAGAGCACTTGTTCCCTGGGCTGCACTTCCGCTTCCAAAGACGTGGAGACCTTCCGGACAGAGATCGAAGATTGCCAGAACAAGAACCAGGACCTGCTCCTCCGGATGGACAGCAACTATGACCTCCTGCGCAAGCTGAACGCCACCATCCTGGAGATCCAGCGGCGAATCGAGGAGGAAGCATCGGGGGCTTTGCAAGGGGAGATCACCTTGCTAAAGATAAACCTCAACACTGTGAGCAAGTCTCTGACGGGGCTCAAGGACTCCGTCTCCCAATATTCGGACACCGTGACACACGTCAACTCCTCGCTGGATGAGCACGAGCGGAAAATTGAGGATGAGGTCCACTCCATCCAGGAGAAAGTCAACGACCAAGGCTCCCAGCTCTTCTTCAGCAACCGTCGTGTCCTGAACCTCAAGGGAGACTTGGAGCGACTCAAAGCCAGGATCGTCAGTGACCTGAGCTCCTGTAAGAGCGTGGCCCATGACCTGCAGCGGGAGATTGCTCACTTCGATGACCGGGTGGCTCGGGTGGAGAGCGTCTGCGGCAGGCTGGGTGCCGTCACGGGAAGCCTGGATGGCATCAGGGACGAACTGGAGAAACACACGGGCAGCCTGTGGGATTACATGGACCACATGAACGGGACCCTGGCTGCCCACTCTCAGGAAATAACGGGACTGAAGGACAACCTGCTTGACTGCCAAGCCAAGGTCTCCGAGCTGGCAGAGCAGGTCGGCCACTTGGAAGAGCAGGCGGAGGGGAAGCAGCATTAG